The following are encoded together in the Campylobacter devanensis genome:
- the hsrA gene encoding homeostatic response regulator transcription factor HsrA translates to MRILIVEDETTLGKTIAEGLQEFGYQTDNSENFNDAEYFIGIRNYDLVLSDLMLPDGDGIDLINVIKQKSPRTSVVIISAKDDKESEIKAFRAGADDYIKKPFDFDILVARLEARLRFGGTNVIKIDDLTIDPDEEKITYQGTEIELKGKPFEVLTHLARHSDQIVSKEQLLDAIWEEPELVTPNVIEVAINQIRQKMDKPLNISTIETVRRRGYRFCFPKKA, encoded by the coding sequence ATGAGAATTTTGATAGTAGAGGATGAGACTACGCTAGGCAAAACTATAGCCGAAGGTTTGCAAGAGTTTGGCTACCAAACAGATAATTCAGAAAACTTTAATGATGCAGAATATTTTATTGGTATTCGTAATTATGATCTTGTGCTTAGTGATCTTATGCTTCCAGATGGTGATGGAATTGATTTAATTAATGTTATCAAACAAAAATCTCCACGCACATCTGTAGTGATTATTTCAGCAAAAGATGATAAAGAAAGTGAAATAAAAGCTTTTAGAGCTGGTGCTGATGATTATATTAAAAAGCCATTTGATTTTGATATTTTAGTTGCTAGACTTGAGGCTAGACTTCGCTTTGGCGGTACAAATGTGATTAAAATTGATGATTTAACAATTGATCCAGATGAAGAAAAGATTACATATCAAGGCACAGAAATTGAATTAAAAGGTAAGCCATTTGAGGTTTTAACTCATCTAGCACGCCATAGCGACCAGATTGTAAGCAAAGAACAACTTTTAGATGCTATCTGGGAGGAGCCTGAGCTAGTTACGCCAAATGTAATTGAAGTTGCTATTAATCAAATTCGCCAAAAAATGGATAAACCACTTAATATTTCCACAATTGAAACAGTAAGACGCCGTGGATATAGATTTTGCTTCCCCAAAAAAGCTTAA
- the bamA gene encoding outer membrane protein assembly factor BamA, whose amino-acid sequence MKKAVLSSFIVAAALEATQIQSITFNGLLHLSNESATDISGLKVGSNFSDEIANRAIINLYKQGYFENITIEENAGNIIVNLVEKPVIAKIDINGVVTNDQKSIEQIIDIKKGQMYDEFALNNTKIRIRQFYEARGYFDTVVTTDIVPINENKNSLHITLTVNRGENIIIENVNLVGAKALDYSDIEPAVANKSREFMGWMWGLNDGKAKIYELPGDSAKIQDEYLKKGYLDASVSAPNLNAHFDNYKADLTYYISEGEIYKANQISIKAPEFLELDTAEIIDDFKLQKGDILNSSWMKLDISTLENIVANKGFAYVKVNPNITKNSDYTADIVYEVIPKEKVYIRDVIISGNDRTADRIIRRELYLTEGNLYNKTDLIDSKNALKRSGYFEDVQIIEKRVDKDQIDLEIAVKETSTGSIVGGIGYGSSDGLLLNAGVSDSNVFGSGYKGSIMVDKSDDTLSGNINLTNPRVNDSAYSLGGGLFANDYSWDEYDEQNYGANIIGGRQLGRYINAYLSYQIERSEIDGLDAFYRDAGYQNGVNIKSALTPSISFNNTDDYYVPRSGIIASTSLEYAGLGGDMEFIKNRTTFNIYQGLQDYIDMDLILRYKSGFGYIYNDDSSKLPINEKLFLGGINSIRGYDSRSVTPKKKICNPKNSNGTVINGCEIIETGGKISFNNSFELSFPIINRLKMRGVIFYDYGMIGHSDINEIKRSSAGAGIEWITPIGPLQLFYAQALDDKKGDDTSSFEFTIGRRF is encoded by the coding sequence ATGAAAAAAGCAGTACTTTCAAGCTTTATTGTAGCAGCCGCTTTGGAGGCTACTCAGATTCAGAGTATTACATTTAACGGTCTTTTACATCTCTCTAATGAGAGTGCAACTGATATTAGCGGGCTAAAAGTTGGTAGTAATTTTAGCGATGAGATCGCTAATCGTGCTATTATAAATTTATACAAACAAGGGTATTTTGAAAATATTACTATCGAAGAAAATGCAGGCAATATAATAGTAAATTTGGTCGAAAAGCCAGTAATTGCTAAAATTGATATTAATGGTGTTGTTACAAATGATCAAAAATCCATTGAACAAATAATAGATATCAAAAAAGGTCAAATGTATGATGAGTTTGCACTAAATAATACCAAAATTAGAATTCGTCAATTCTATGAAGCTAGAGGTTATTTTGATACTGTTGTAACTACCGATATTGTACCAATAAATGAGAATAAAAACTCACTTCATATAACTCTAACAGTAAATAGAGGTGAAAATATCATAATCGAAAATGTAAATTTGGTAGGAGCTAAAGCATTAGATTATTCAGATATCGAACCAGCCGTAGCAAATAAAAGTAGAGAATTTATGGGATGGATGTGGGGATTAAATGATGGCAAAGCTAAAATTTATGAACTCCCAGGTGATAGTGCCAAAATTCAAGATGAATATCTAAAAAAAGGCTACTTAGACGCTAGCGTCTCAGCACCAAATTTAAACGCTCATTTTGATAATTACAAAGCTGATTTGACCTATTATATCAGTGAGGGTGAAATTTATAAAGCTAATCAAATTAGTATTAAAGCGCCTGAGTTTTTAGAACTTGATACAGCTGAAATAATTGATGATTTTAAGCTGCAAAAAGGTGATATATTAAACTCATCATGGATGAAATTAGACATTAGCACTCTAGAAAATATAGTAGCAAATAAGGGCTTTGCTTATGTAAAAGTTAATCCAAATATTACAAAAAATAGCGATTATACTGCTGATATAGTCTATGAGGTAATTCCTAAAGAAAAGGTATATATAAGAGATGTGATAATAAGCGGAAATGATCGTACGGCTGACCGGATTATTAGGCGTGAGCTATATTTAACAGAAGGGAATTTATATAATAAAACCGATCTTATAGACTCTAAAAATGCATTAAAAAGAAGCGGATATTTTGAAGATGTCCAGATAATCGAAAAACGTGTAGATAAAGACCAAATCGACTTAGAAATAGCCGTAAAAGAAACCTCAACTGGTAGTATTGTAGGCGGTATAGGCTATGGAAGTAGCGATGGATTGCTATTAAATGCCGGAGTAAGCGACTCAAATGTATTTGGCTCTGGATATAAAGGCAGCATTATGGTTGATAAAAGCGATGATACATTAAGTGGGAATATAAATTTAACCAATCCACGTGTAAATGACTCAGCTTATAGTCTTGGCGGGGGGCTATTTGCTAATGATTATAGCTGGGATGAGTATGATGAGCAAAACTATGGAGCTAATATTATAGGCGGAAGACAGTTAGGCAGATATATAAACGCATATTTAAGCTACCAAATTGAGCGTAGCGAGATAGATGGGCTAGATGCATTTTATAGAGATGCTGGATATCAAAATGGCGTAAATATCAAAAGCGCATTAACTCCTAGTATATCATTTAACAATACCGATGATTACTATGTTCCACGAAGTGGTATCATTGCATCAACTAGCCTAGAGTATGCTGGCCTTGGAGGCGATATGGAGTTTATCAAAAACCGAACTACATTTAATATTTATCAAGGTTTACAAGACTATATAGATATGGATTTAATTTTACGATATAAATCTGGATTTGGATATATTTATAATGATGATAGCTCAAAATTGCCTATTAATGAAAAGCTATTTTTAGGTGGAATTAACTCAATTAGAGGTTATGATAGCAGATCAGTTACACCAAAGAAAAAAATCTGCAATCCTAAAAATAGCAATGGCACTGTAATAAATGGCTGTGAAATTATTGAAACTGGCGGTAAAATCAGCTTCAATAACTCATTTGAACTAAGCTTTCCAATTATTAATCGCCTTAAAATGCGTGGAGTGATTTTCTATGATTATGGTATGATTGGTCATAGTGATATTAATGAGATTAAGCGTTCTAGTGCTGGAGCTGGTATTGAGTGGATTACACCAATTGGCCCACTTCAACTATTCTACGCTCAAGCTCTAGATGATAAAAAAGGCGATGACACAAGCAGCTTTGAATTTACAATTGGTAGAAGATTTTAA
- a CDS encoding glycoprotease, which produces MGVYLGGNLIEQIKSDEKASESLGEILGLLSAKFEISKIIYANGPGSFMGLKVAYLTLCTFCVARGLEFYGVDGFALNGAKPIRANKNMSFVLKNGAISLQRVEPYEFELPISLDGLELIADALPNYVIDAV; this is translated from the coding sequence GTGGGTGTATATTTAGGTGGAAATTTAATTGAGCAGATTAAGAGCGATGAAAAAGCAAGCGAATCTTTAGGAGAGATTTTGGGTTTGCTAAGTGCTAAATTTGAGATTAGTAAAATTATTTATGCTAATGGGCCAGGAAGCTTTATGGGGCTAAAGGTTGCTTATTTGACACTTTGTACTTTTTGCGTGGCTCGTGGGTTGGAGTTTTATGGAGTTGATGGATTTGCTTTAAATGGGGCTAAGCCAATTAGAGCTAATAAAAATATGAGTTTTGTGCTAAAAAATGGGGCTATTAGTCTACAAAGAGTTGAACCGTATGAATTTGAGTTGCCAATAAGTTTAGATGGTTTGGAGTTGATAGCTGATGCATTGCCAAATTATGTTATAGATGCAGTTTAG
- a CDS encoding Ppx/GppA phosphatase family protein: protein MSKRVAVIDLGSNSARMAIFERTSRLGFFILREYKVKVRLGEGAYERGGVLQPQAMDNVLHAFSEFKHFLRIYKVSKVLCTGTSALRDAPNSNIFINMVKRELGLNLRVISGDMEAFYGGLAALNLLSPLNEATTIDIGGGSTELAKIKDGKIVDIISLDIGTVRLKELFFDKGDIDGAIKFTQEIIAQIPSHFINENIIAIGGSLRAISGAIMQLQNHPIRLVHNFTYEYKNYLNLISKIATDKEFDLKNIAIKKDRFDTIRQGAMIFSAAAKNLKARMIYTSGVGIREGVFLANLLRPNLKSKELIQMPQKYKIAFPKGFNPSLRSLQDRFAKRDNSITTKHVKTLFEILAPLHKLNPSYINELIIASKLYNIGRSVGFYLENSHSGYLVKNALNYGYTHQQKALIAAMIEYQGKAINSLGEFEKLLPSIDVVRWLSFILGLAGALSLSPNISFEFSSNTLYIKGAKNFFMLKNEIRKLIKPEIFVISFE from the coding sequence ATGTCAAAAAGAGTTGCAGTTATTGACCTTGGATCAAATTCGGCTAGAATGGCGATATTTGAACGAACTAGTAGGCTTGGGTTTTTTATTCTTCGTGAGTATAAGGTAAAGGTACGTCTTGGAGAGGGCGCTTATGAGCGTGGTGGAGTATTGCAGCCTCAAGCAATGGATAATGTTTTACATGCATTTAGTGAATTTAAGCATTTTTTGAGAATTTATAAGGTTAGTAAGGTTTTATGTACCGGTACTTCAGCTTTGCGTGATGCACCAAATTCGAATATCTTTATTAATATGGTAAAAAGAGAGCTAGGATTAAATTTGCGAGTGATAAGTGGAGATATGGAGGCTTTTTATGGAGGGCTTGCAGCACTAAATCTACTTAGCCCTCTAAATGAGGCTACTACGATTGACATTGGAGGCGGCTCGACTGAGCTGGCTAAAATCAAAGATGGCAAAATCGTAGATATCATTTCGCTTGATATTGGTACAGTTAGATTAAAAGAGCTATTTTTTGATAAGGGAGATATAGATGGAGCAATTAAATTTACTCAAGAGATAATTGCTCAAATTCCATCACACTTTATAAATGAAAATATAATAGCAATAGGTGGGAGTTTAAGGGCGATATCGGGTGCGATTATGCAGTTGCAAAATCATCCAATTAGATTAGTGCATAATTTTACTTATGAGTATAAAAATTATCTGAATTTAATTAGTAAAATTGCTACAGATAAGGAATTTGATTTAAAAAATATAGCCATTAAAAAAGATCGATTTGATACTATTAGGCAAGGTGCGATGATATTTAGTGCTGCGGCTAAAAATTTAAAAGCTAGGATGATTTATACTAGCGGTGTTGGGATTAGAGAGGGAGTATTTTTGGCTAATCTTCTAAGGCCAAATTTAAAATCCAAAGAGTTAATCCAAATGCCACAAAAGTATAAAATAGCCTTTCCAAAAGGCTTTAATCCAAGTCTTAGGAGCCTTCAAGATAGATTTGCTAAGCGTGATAATAGTATTACTACAAAGCATGTAAAGACTCTATTTGAGATTTTAGCACCACTTCATAAGCTTAACCCAAGCTATATAAATGAGCTTATAATCGCTTCTAAACTCTATAATATCGGTAGAAGTGTTGGTTTTTATTTGGAGAATTCTCATAGTGGATATCTTGTGAAAAATGCTCTAAATTACGGCTACACGCATCAGCAAAAAGCGTTAATCGCTGCTATGATTGAGTATCAGGGTAAGGCTATAAATAGTCTTGGTGAATTTGAAAAATTGCTTCCTAGTATTGATGTAGTTAGATGGCTTAGCTTTATTCTTGGACTTGCTGGAGCATTGAGTCTTAGTCCAAATATTAGTTTTGAATTTAGTTCAAATACTTTATATATTAAAGGTGCAAAGAATTTTTTTATGTTAAAAAATGAGATAAGAAAACTAATAAAGCCTGAGATTTTTGTGATTTCGTTTGAGTAG
- the thrB gene encoding homoserine kinase: MTIFTPATSANLGPGFDSLGLALKLYNEVSITEQKISSINIIGEGSDKIALKKNNTFVNIFNETIASLNGKSLNYKFNFVNNIPFSRGLGSSSSVIVGAIAAAYYIAGFKVERSVILNKALQYENHPDNISPAVWGGFTVNIVSGDSVFTQRTDIDSNLKAVVVIPDEPMNTKQSRGKLPANYTMSECVSNLSHAAYLSSCFIKKDYDNLRLASIDKMHEECRMSALPELFRVKEVAYANGSLMSTLSGSGSSFLNLTYDDRAQALAQALQSEFSKFRVVILDIDNDGFNIKS, from the coding sequence ATGACAATATTTACACCAGCAACAAGTGCGAATTTGGGACCTGGATTTGACTCTTTGGGTCTAGCTTTAAAGCTTTATAATGAGGTTAGCATCACTGAACAAAAGATTAGCTCTATTAATATTATAGGTGAGGGAAGCGATAAAATTGCTTTGAAAAAAAATAATACATTTGTGAATATTTTTAATGAAACTATTGCTAGCTTAAATGGTAAGAGTTTAAATTATAAATTTAACTTTGTAAACAATATTCCCTTTTCAAGAGGATTAGGAAGCTCTAGTTCGGTTATAGTTGGCGCTATTGCCGCTGCTTATTATATTGCAGGATTTAAGGTTGAGCGTAGCGTAATTTTGAATAAAGCTTTACAGTATGAAAATCATCCTGATAATATTTCGCCAGCCGTTTGGGGTGGATTTACAGTGAATATTGTTAGTGGCGATTCAGTTTTTACTCAAAGAACAGATATTGATTCAAATTTAAAAGCTGTGGTTGTTATTCCAGATGAGCCGATGAATACCAAGCAAAGCCGTGGCAAACTCCCTGCAAACTATACAATGAGCGAGTGCGTAAGCAATCTTAGTCATGCTGCTTACTTAAGTAGCTGTTTTATTAAAAAAGATTATGATAATTTACGTCTTGCAAGTATTGATAAAATGCATGAAGAGTGCAGAATGAGTGCTTTACCAGAGCTTTTTAGGGTTAAAGAAGTAGCATATGCTAATGGTTCTTTAATGAGTACACTCTCAGGAAGCGGATCAAGCTTTTTGAATTTAACCTATGATGATAGAGCACAAGCTTTAGCGCAGGCTTTGCAGAGTGAGTTTAGTAAATTTAGAGTTGTAATTTTAGATATTGACAACGATGGATTTAATATAAAAAGCTAA
- the lpxC gene encoding UDP-3-O-acyl-N-acetylglucosamine deacetylase, translating into MKQRTIGKRVEGVGIGLHKGEPIKLILEPLEADSGVVFYRSDMATSFKAEPSSVLNTQMATVIGNEKATVSTIEHLMSAINSYGIDNIRVILDANEVPVMDGSAISFCMMLDEAGIVELEADKKVIVVKREVEVREGDKYVKLTPSTNPKFNYTIKFENPVIGLQSYTFEFSKENFINQIARARTFGFLKDVQKLNSMGLALGGSLDNAVVIDGGKILNPEGLRFENEFVRHKILDAIGDISLLGAPMIGDYEAFAGSHDLNHKLTVALLSDEKNYEIITLSEATQKEYEKAFA; encoded by the coding sequence GTGAAACAAAGAACTATAGGAAAACGAGTAGAAGGAGTCGGAATTGGTCTTCACAAAGGTGAGCCAATTAAGCTGATTTTAGAGCCTTTAGAAGCTGATAGCGGAGTAGTATTTTATAGAAGTGATATGGCTACAAGTTTTAAAGCTGAGCCAAGTAGTGTATTAAATACTCAGATGGCTACAGTAATTGGCAATGAAAAGGCTACAGTATCAACTATCGAACACCTAATGAGTGCGATAAATAGCTATGGAATTGATAATATCAGAGTTATTTTAGATGCAAATGAAGTACCAGTGATGGATGGAAGTGCTATTAGTTTTTGTATGATGCTCGATGAGGCTGGTATAGTCGAGCTAGAAGCCGATAAAAAGGTGATAGTAGTTAAGCGAGAAGTAGAGGTAAGAGAGGGCGATAAATATGTCAAATTAACTCCATCAACTAATCCAAAATTTAACTATACAATTAAATTTGAAAATCCAGTAATTGGCTTACAAAGTTATACTTTTGAATTTAGTAAAGAAAATTTTATAAACCAAATAGCAAGGGCTAGGACTTTTGGATTTTTAAAAGATGTACAAAAACTAAATTCAATGGGGCTAGCACTGGGCGGAAGCTTAGATAATGCTGTAGTAATAGATGGTGGTAAAATATTAAATCCTGAGGGGTTAAGATTTGAAAATGAATTTGTTCGTCATAAAATTTTAGACGCAATTGGCGATATAAGCTTACTTGGAGCACCTATGATTGGAGATTATGAAGCTTTTGCTGGAAGTCATGATTTAAATCATAAATTAACTGTAGCACTATTAAGCGATGAGAAAAATTATGAGATTATAACTCTAAGTGAAGCAACACAAAAAGAGTATGAAAAGGCATTTGCATAA
- a CDS encoding sensor histidine kinase, producing MLIIIFSVMLYHYIKITIFENIVQSLTLEAKNISAMNENESLEYKNSNFDLIKIVLNDDNLTRPEFVSTKDINATYLTLYYPYQNRLLVLTKNTSEYSLIVDQILVDILIINSTAIFLILFYALFLSRMLLAPLRSFCLKLGQLNERFLQEVETDELPVEFKPLGDGVNRLIGRILTFVQYQKELFIGAAHELKTPLAVMKTKNEVTLIKERDTQKYIDTLKNNNEAINQMNKMISSILEIGRQEGAQFEQPVMTDMIAYINEIGNNFLILAKGDDKNIRMNLRPHSLKIMIQPTLFLHVLQNFVQNAIKFSPKGATIEINSTLANGEFIVRVIDEGIGIDESKDLFAPFKRYGNSSGAGLGLFLAKGAAQALGGRIELRNRIDRSGTIATLTLPIRNSKYKK from the coding sequence ATGCTAATTATTATATTTTCGGTGATGTTATACCACTATATTAAGATTACAATCTTTGAAAATATAGTCCAAAGTCTAACTTTGGAGGCTAAGAATATCTCTGCAATGAATGAGAATGAGAGTCTTGAGTATAAAAATAGTAATTTTGATCTAATTAAAATAGTCTTAAATGACGATAATCTCACTCGGCCTGAATTTGTCTCAACTAAAGATATTAATGCTACATATTTAACGCTATATTATCCATATCAAAACCGTCTTTTAGTATTAACTAAAAATACTAGCGAATATAGTTTAATAGTAGATCAAATTTTAGTTGATATTTTAATCATTAATTCCACAGCAATATTTTTAATTTTATTTTATGCGCTATTTCTATCTAGAATGTTGCTAGCGCCTCTTCGTTCGTTTTGTCTAAAGCTTGGGCAGTTAAATGAGAGATTTCTTCAAGAAGTTGAGACAGATGAATTGCCGGTAGAATTTAAGCCTTTGGGTGATGGAGTAAATAGATTAATTGGTAGGATTTTGACATTTGTACAGTATCAAAAGGAGCTTTTTATTGGAGCTGCGCATGAGCTAAAAACACCACTGGCAGTAATGAAAACTAAAAACGAAGTTACCCTTATTAAAGAGCGTGATACTCAAAAATATATTGATACATTAAAAAACAATAATGAAGCTATAAATCAGATGAATAAAATGATTAGCTCAATTTTAGAGATTGGCAGACAAGAAGGCGCACAGTTTGAACAGCCAGTAATGACTGATATGATTGCTTATATAAATGAGATTGGTAATAATTTCTTAATTCTTGCAAAAGGCGATGATAAAAATATTAGAATGAATTTGCGTCCCCATAGTCTTAAGATTATGATCCAGCCAACTCTATTTTTACATGTATTGCAAAATTTTGTCCAAAATGCAATTAAATTCTCTCCAAAAGGTGCCACGATTGAGATAAATTCTACACTCGCAAACGGTGAATTTATCGTTCGTGTGATTGATGAAGGGATTGGAATTGATGAGAGCAAGGATCTTTTTGCTCCATTTAAGCGCTATGGAAATAGCAGCGGGGCTGGACTTGGATTGTTTTTAGCTAAGGGAGCAGCACAAGCACTTGGCGGAAGGATTGAACTGCGTAATCGCATAGATAGAAGTGGAACGATAGCAACGCTAACGCTACCTATACGAAATAGTAAATATAAAAAATAA
- a CDS encoding YlxR family protein, producing the protein MRKFHKPIRMCVVCKSRFYQDELYKFRSVNGEIVLNLCNARSFYVCKICIEKDAKELRKPLAKFGKNSINLKEIIVNGKD; encoded by the coding sequence GTGCGAAAATTTCATAAACCTATTAGAATGTGCGTGGTTTGCAAGAGTAGATTTTACCAAGATGAGCTTTATAAATTCCGATCAGTAAATGGTGAAATAGTATTAAATTTATGCAATGCTAGATCGTTTTATGTTTGTAAAATTTGCATAGAAAAAGATGCAAAAGAGCTAAGAAAACCACTTGCAAAATTTGGAAAAAATAGTATAAATTTAAAGGAGATAATAGTCAATGGCAAAGATTAG
- a CDS encoding prephenate dehydrogenase produces the protein MHVGIIGLGLIGGSLGLALKDMKLIDKVSGYDLDKNNENDALNLGLVDDIISFEEMKKSCDMIFLAIPVEAIIKVMQNLKDIPSNTTIVDLGSTKEQILRSCPTEIRSNFVAAHPMAGTENSGPKAAFKTLLNGAVVVICDDKSAGEFHIKRVVEILSHAGMKIVFMDSKSHDHHVGIISHLPHVISYSLVNSTLKEEDKRNILLLAAGSFSGMARIAKSNPQMWSDIFKQNKDNLLEAITSFKNELEICENMIKNEKWDELKEWMETARALREIL, from the coding sequence ATGCATGTAGGGATTATTGGACTTGGGCTTATTGGCGGGTCTTTAGGTTTGGCACTAAAAGATATGAAGCTTATTGACAAGGTTAGTGGATACGATTTAGATAAAAATAATGAAAATGATGCACTAAATTTAGGGCTTGTTGATGATATTATAAGCTTTGAAGAGATGAAAAAAAGCTGTGATATGATATTTTTAGCAATTCCAGTTGAAGCCATTATTAAGGTTATGCAAAACTTAAAAGATATCCCAAGCAATACTACAATTGTTGATCTTGGTTCAACAAAGGAGCAGATTTTACGCTCATGCCCAACTGAAATTAGGAGCAATTTTGTTGCAGCTCATCCTATGGCTGGAACAGAAAATTCAGGACCAAAGGCTGCTTTTAAAACTTTGTTAAATGGCGCTGTAGTAGTAATTTGTGATGATAAAAGCGCTGGAGAATTTCATATTAAAAGAGTTGTTGAGATTTTAAGTCATGCTGGGATGAAGATTGTATTTATGGATTCAAAAAGTCACGACCATCATGTAGGAATTATCTCACATTTGCCACATGTAATTAGCTATAGTTTGGTAAATTCGACCTTAAAAGAGGAAGATAAACGAAATATTTTACTTTTAGCAGCTGGTAGCTTTAGTGGAATGGCAAGAATAGCAAAGTCTAATCCGCAAATGTGGAGTGATATTTTTAAACAAAATAAAGATAATCTTTTAGAAGCAATTACATCATTTAAAAATGAACTTGAAATTTGCGAAAATATGATAAAAAACGAGAAGTGGGATGAGTTAAAAGAGTGGATGGAGACTGCACGCGCTTTAAGAGAGATACTTTAA
- a CDS encoding peptidoglycan metallopeptidase Pgp6, with amino-acid sequence MRGSKVKTFIFALIFIGLIFGVVGVLNSNSMDSEPPKISINSEIYWNQKTPIDLNISDNGTLQSFKVTLVDGQSAHVIMDEKFNEPQNQAQINLKFPKSLILDKNRAYELLIEAKDSSFLGGNVASKKVNLIIDSKNPQIQLINQSYKITKGGSAVVVFKAVDENLQSVYIQNGDRIFKPTKFVKDGYWASLLAWDLQSPNFKARIVAVDKAGNKSFSSIGYYLQDRKYKESRIALSDRFLDGKIDELANQYAQNYPELDRLAKFKFVNETLRDSNEDMIHKITSAVPEEIIDSFYIEPFYPLRNGAAVASFGDHRFYTYNGEDVSQSWHMGLDLASTAMASIDTQNAAFVAYNDLNGIYGENIILYHGFGLYTLYGHCNGTLVKPGEHIGAKHIIGKTGTSGLALGDHLHFGVLIQGVEVRPEEWMDRKWMKDNIYDILNSAKKAIKG; translated from the coding sequence GTGAGAGGTTCAAAGGTTAAAACTTTTATATTTGCATTGATTTTTATCGGACTTATTTTTGGTGTTGTTGGAGTATTAAACTCAAATTCAATGGATTCAGAACCACCAAAAATATCTATAAATAGTGAAATTTACTGGAATCAAAAGACTCCAATTGATCTAAATATTAGTGATAATGGTACACTACAATCATTTAAAGTTACATTAGTAGATGGACAAAGCGCTCATGTTATAATGGATGAAAAATTTAATGAACCACAAAATCAAGCACAGATAAATTTAAAATTTCCAAAAAGTCTAATTTTAGATAAAAATCGTGCATATGAGCTATTAATAGAAGCAAAGGATTCTAGTTTTTTAGGTGGAAATGTAGCTAGTAAAAAGGTAAATTTGATAATTGATAGTAAAAATCCTCAAATTCAACTTATAAACCAATCATATAAAATTACTAAAGGTGGCTCAGCTGTTGTAGTTTTTAAAGCAGTTGATGAGAATTTACAAAGTGTTTATATCCAAAACGGAGATCGAATTTTTAAACCAACTAAATTTGTAAAAGATGGTTACTGGGCTTCTTTGCTCGCATGGGATTTACAAAGCCCAAATTTTAAAGCTAGAATTGTGGCTGTAGATAAAGCCGGTAATAAGAGTTTCTCAAGTATTGGCTATTATTTGCAAGATCGTAAATATAAAGAGTCTAGAATTGCTTTGAGTGATAGATTTTTAGATGGTAAAATTGATGAGCTAGCCAACCAATATGCTCAAAATTATCCAGAGCTTGATAGACTTGCAAAGTTTAAATTTGTAAATGAAACTCTAAGGGATTCAAACGAAGATATGATTCATAAGATAACTTCAGCAGTGCCAGAGGAGATTATAGATAGCTTTTATATTGAACCATTCTATCCGCTTAGAAATGGTGCAGCAGTAGCAAGTTTTGGAGATCATAGATTTTATACCTATAATGGAGAAGATGTAAGTCAAAGCTGGCATATGGGGCTAGATCTTGCTAGTACAGCTATGGCATCAATTGATACGCAAAATGCAGCTTTTGTAGCATATAATGATTTAAATGGAATTTATGGTGAGAATATTATTTTATATCATGGATTTGGACTTTATACACTTTATGGGCATTGTAATGGTACTTTGGTTAAACCTGGTGAGCATATTGGAGCTAAGCATATAATTGGTAAAACTGGCACTAGCGGATTAGCGCTTGGCGATCATTTGCACTTTGGGGTGTTAATTCAAGGCGTTGAGGTTAGGCCTGAGGAGTGGATGGATAGAAAATGGATGAAAGATAATATCTATGATATTTTAAATTCAGCCAAAAAAGCTATAAAAGGCTGA